The following are encoded together in the Lathyrus oleraceus cultivar Zhongwan6 chromosome 3, CAAS_Psat_ZW6_1.0, whole genome shotgun sequence genome:
- the LOC127130143 gene encoding uncharacterized mitochondrial protein AtMg00810-like, with protein sequence MEYIVYVQHNSEGMEIMYSEKGIILHQLKYKLELLNYKVSITPADINQKLDFDFDSDGDNVDATMFKQLVGSLRYLCNTKPYICYAVGIVSRFMSKPKWSHYQVAVRILRVDRRRTSGYLFKFIGSSISWCSKKQPVVGLLTCEAEYIAGVVTACLAVWLLNLLQDLQIKCFNSAHVHHIHVIPTIPISDSALKFTHVFYNLSPTGTK encoded by the exons atggagtataTTGTCTATGTTCAGCATAATTCTGAAG GAATGGAAATTATGTACTCTGAGAAAGGCATAATTTTACATCAGCTGAAATATAAACTTGAGCTTCTGAATTATAAAGTTTCTATCACACCTGCTGATATAAATCAGAAATTggattttgattttgattctgATGGTGATAATGTAGATGCGACAATGTTCAAGCAGTTGGTAGGGTCTCTGAGATATTTGTGTAATACCAAACCTTATATTTGCTATGCAGTTGGAATAgtgagtaggtttatgagtaaaccgaagtggtctcattaccaagtTGCTGTAAGAATTCTGAG agttgacagaagaaggACTTCTGGATACTTGTTTAAGTTTATAGGAAGTtctatttcttggtgttccaagaagcaaccagtgGTTGGTTTGTTAACCTGTGAAGCAGAATATATTGCAGGTGTTGTGACTGCATGCCTAGCTGTGTGGCTTTTAAATTTATTGCAGGATCTGCAGATCAAG TGTTTTAATAGTGCTCATGTGCACCACATTCATGTTATTCCAACCATTCCTATTAGCGACAGTGCTTTGAAATTTACTCATGTTTTCTACAATCTCTCTCCCACTGGTACTAAATAA